The following proteins come from a genomic window of Populus alba chromosome 12, ASM523922v2, whole genome shotgun sequence:
- the LOC118060558 gene encoding phosphatase IMPL1, chloroplastic: MGRSLVFSTNIPLEFCQNPRSFSLLNHSKLCFPQRFIENSQSGYKKIQLLNLKLARKVCTKAALSEITNERKYPKVGAPSTGPISANQLIQVVETAAKTGAEVVMDAVNKPRNITYKGLTDLVTDTDKMSEAAILEVVRRNFGDHLILGEEGGIIGDTLSDYLWCIDPLDGTTNFAHGYPSFAVSVGVLFRGNPAAAAVVEFVGGPMAWNTRTFTAIAGGGAFCNGQKIHASQTDRVEHSLLVTGFGYEHDDPWATNIELFKEFTDVSRGVRRLGAAAVDMCHVALGIVEAYWEYRLKPWDMAAGVLIVEEAGGAVSCMDGGKFCVFDRSVLVSNGVLHAKLLERIAPATEKLKSKGIDFSLWYKPENYRTDL; the protein is encoded by the exons ATGGGCAGGTCCCTAGTGTTTTCCACTAACATTCCCCTTGAATTTTGTCAGAACCCCAGATCATTTTCACTCTTAAATCACTCAAAACTTTGTTTTCCACAAAGATTTATTGAGAATTCTCAGAgtggttataaaaaaattcagcttttgaacttgaaactagCGAGGAAAGTGTGCACAAAGGCTGCCTTGTCAGAGATTACTAATGAAAGGAAGTATCCTAAAGTGGGTGCTCCATCAACTGGGCCTATATCAGCTAATCAGCTTATTCAAGTAGTTGAAACAGCCGCTAAAACTGGTGCCGAG GTGGTGATGGATGCTGTTAATAAGCCTAGAAATATCACGTATAAAGGACTTACAGACTTGGTGACCGA TACAGACAAAATGAGTGAGGCGGCTATATTAGAAGTTGTAAGAAGGAATTTTGGAGATCACCTCATTCTTGGGGAGGAGGGAGGAATCATAGGAGATACATTATCAGATTATCTATGGTGCATCGATCCTCTAG ATGGAACAACAAATTTTGCACATGGTTATCCTAGCTTTGCAGTTTCTGTGGGAGTTCTGTTCCGAGGGAATCCGGCGGCTGCTGCTGTG GTGGAGTTTGTTGGTGGTCCCATGGCTTGGAATACACGCACATTTACTGCAATTGCTG GTGGAGGAGCATTTTGTAATGGCCAAAAAATTCATGCGAGCCAAACCGATCGG gttGAGCATTCTCTTCTTGTGACTGGCTTCGGATATGAACATGATGATCCATGGGCCACTAACATAGAACTATTCAAGGAGTTTACTGATGTCAGCAGG GGTGTTAGAAGGCTGGGTGCTGCTGCAGTTGACATGTGCCATGTAGCTCTAGGGATTGTAGAAGCATATTGGGAATATCGTCTTAAGCCTTGGGATATGGCTGCTGGTGTTCTG ATAGTTGAAGAGGCTGGTGGGGCAGTATCTTGCATGGATGGTGGAAAATTTTGTGTATTTGATAGATCTGTTTTGGTGTCTAACGGTGTGCTGCATGCCAAG CTTTTGGAGAGAATTGCACCTGCAACTGAGAAACTGAAAAGCAAAGGAATTGATTTCTCATTGTGGTATAAACCAGAAAATTACCGCACTGATCTTTGA